A single genomic interval of Shewanella halotolerans harbors:
- a CDS encoding DUF3581 domain-containing protein, which yields MFLSPYFNKAQQLVSVSAQQASEFAKGVAQDFNPIHDVDAKKFCVPGDLLFALVLGQYGLSQKMTFRFEGMVGSGVNLVFPDAVGDSFAILDDKDKQYLSVSRSGESTLCEVQTESFVRSYVAFSGLNFTHVLVPLMKQHGVMINPARPLVIYESMSFDLNSLDFDSIALNLVEQTLVVDGKRGDVTLKFELYCGDKLVGTGEKTLVLSGLRPLEAQSMDEMVDRYEGRRMSYQQAD from the coding sequence ATGTTTCTAAGTCCTTATTTTAATAAAGCACAGCAACTGGTCTCTGTGTCAGCCCAACAGGCGAGTGAATTTGCCAAGGGTGTCGCACAGGACTTTAACCCCATCCACGATGTCGATGCCAAGAAGTTCTGCGTTCCCGGAGATCTGCTGTTCGCCCTGGTGCTGGGACAATATGGGCTGAGCCAGAAGATGACTTTTCGTTTCGAGGGCATGGTCGGTAGCGGCGTCAACCTGGTGTTTCCCGACGCAGTAGGCGACAGCTTTGCCATATTGGATGACAAGGATAAGCAGTATCTGAGCGTGAGCCGCAGCGGCGAGTCGACCCTGTGTGAGGTGCAGACAGAATCATTCGTGCGTAGCTATGTGGCCTTCTCCGGGCTCAACTTTACCCATGTGCTGGTGCCGCTGATGAAGCAGCACGGCGTGATGATCAATCCGGCCCGCCCCCTGGTGATCTACGAGAGCATGTCATTCGATCTTAACTCCTTAGATTTTGACAGCATCGCCCTCAACCTGGTGGAGCAGACCCTGGTGGTCGATGGCAAGCGCGGCGACGTGACCCTGAAATTTGAGCTGTACTGCGGCGATAAGCTAGTGGGTACCGGCGAGAAAACGCTGGTGCTTAGCGGCCTGCGTCCATTGGAAGCCCAAAGCATGGATGAGATGGTGGACCGCTACGAAGGGCGCCGCATGAGTTATCAGCAAGCCGATTAA
- a CDS encoding porin, with amino-acid sequence MKKTLIAAALVSAFASQAAIASDETQELRKVIEQQQKVLKDLEKRLEQTEQRVEKTADAVEESSSAKSATTIGGYGELHYNNITDNKSGKDKKEFDFHRFVLFFGHEFTEKTRFFSELEVEHSISGEGQNGEVELEQAYIEHDFNDMLTAKAGLFLMPVGIINETHEPPAFYGVERNPVEKNILPATWWEAGANLNIKAAPGLAFDAAVTSGLNVGDDYKIRGGRQKVSEAKAEDLAYTARVKYTAVPGLELAATVQYQSDLTQGRGDVDTASATLMTAHAIYTIENFTIKALYAQWDIDGKEAEALGRDKQKGYYIEPSYRFNESFGVFARYNAYDNEAGNGVDSEITQTNVGVNYWLHENVVFKADYEKVGGAKDADGFNLGVGYQF; translated from the coding sequence ATGAAGAAAACGCTAATTGCCGCAGCACTGGTCAGCGCATTCGCTAGCCAAGCCGCTATCGCCTCTGATGAGACTCAAGAACTGCGTAAAGTGATCGAACAGCAACAGAAAGTGCTGAAAGATCTTGAGAAGCGTCTAGAGCAAACCGAGCAGCGTGTAGAGAAGACAGCCGACGCCGTTGAAGAAAGCAGCTCAGCCAAGAGCGCGACAACTATCGGTGGTTACGGTGAACTTCACTACAACAACATCACTGACAACAAATCAGGTAAAGACAAGAAAGAGTTCGACTTCCACCGTTTCGTGCTGTTCTTCGGTCACGAGTTCACCGAAAAGACACGTTTCTTCTCTGAGCTGGAAGTTGAGCACTCTATCTCTGGCGAAGGCCAAAACGGTGAAGTCGAGCTAGAGCAAGCTTACATCGAACACGATTTCAACGACATGCTGACGGCTAAGGCGGGTCTGTTCCTGATGCCAGTGGGTATCATCAACGAAACTCACGAGCCACCAGCATTCTACGGCGTTGAGCGTAACCCAGTAGAGAAAAACATCCTGCCTGCCACTTGGTGGGAAGCGGGTGCCAACCTGAACATCAAGGCAGCCCCAGGCCTGGCCTTCGACGCAGCAGTCACTTCTGGCCTGAACGTTGGCGACGACTACAAGATCCGTGGCGGTCGTCAGAAGGTTTCTGAAGCGAAAGCCGAAGATCTGGCTTACACTGCACGCGTTAAATACACCGCCGTTCCAGGTCTAGAGCTGGCTGCAACTGTACAGTACCAATCTGACCTGACTCAAGGCCGTGGCGATGTTGACACCGCTTCTGCGACCCTGATGACAGCACACGCTATCTACACCATCGAAAACTTCACCATCAAGGCACTATACGCTCAGTGGGATATCGACGGTAAAGAAGCCGAAGCACTTGGCCGTGACAAGCAGAAAGGTTACTACATCGAGCCTTCATACCGCTTCAACGAAAGCTTCGGTGTGTTCGCACGTTACAATGCCTACGACAACGAAGCCGGTAACGGTGTAGACTCAGAGATCACCCAGACTAACGTTGGTGTGAACTACTGGTTGCATGAAAACGTTGTCTTCAAAGCCGACTACGAAAAAGTTGGCGGCGCGAAAGATGCCGACGGTTTCAACCTAGGCGTTGGCTACCAGTTCTAA
- a CDS encoding FMN-binding protein has product MKALSVKLLLASLFTAFCVQAASVYQSNEDFISQAFAAPMPKAKVYWLEDSDKQAIEEILAHKFNKMRLRYWLHEGETVWILEEIGKESPITVGIHVKDKAIVQTKVLVYRESRGDEVRHEFFTDQFKQARLTEDHQLDRKIDGITGATLSVRALTKLSRIALYLDDKVNH; this is encoded by the coding sequence ATGAAAGCTCTCTCTGTTAAGCTCCTACTTGCCTCACTCTTCACCGCCTTCTGCGTGCAGGCCGCCAGCGTCTATCAAAGCAACGAAGACTTTATCAGCCAGGCCTTTGCTGCCCCTATGCCCAAGGCCAAGGTCTACTGGCTAGAGGATAGCGATAAGCAGGCGATCGAGGAGATCCTTGCCCACAAATTCAACAAGATGCGTCTGCGCTACTGGCTGCACGAAGGCGAGACGGTATGGATCCTGGAGGAGATAGGCAAAGAATCCCCCATCACGGTCGGCATACATGTCAAAGACAAGGCCATAGTGCAGACCAAGGTGCTGGTCTATCGTGAGAGCCGCGGCGACGAGGTGCGTCACGAATTCTTCACCGACCAGTTTAAGCAGGCCAGGCTCACCGAAGATCACCAGCTGGATCGCAAGATAGACGGCATCACAGGCGCCACCCTGTCGGTGCGTGCCCTCACCAAGCTGTCACGCATCGCCCTCTACCTGGACGACAAGGTCAATCACTAA
- a CDS encoding PepSY-associated TM helix domain-containing protein, whose translation MTNKPRHPHRKPLWQKLAKIFRPWHRRLGIASALLVVMVAVSGVLINHSNDFKLDTAHVHQGWLLDHYGIKAPGQVAIYANEPLLAASDNLLWLKDKPVLEAQGPLLGALAYGEHYVAIDAQHLYLLDQQGALLEQQSRATGLPQDLRALALLPTGDGGQLWLNTTSGSYLGDSDLIEWQEAKPLVALDWQTPLADANSETISKELSLKARAMHLSWERVLLDLHSGRIVGLPGSLMMDLVALCLIFMAISGLYLWQQAKPRKRKA comes from the coding sequence ATGACAAATAAGCCCCGCCATCCCCATCGTAAACCCCTGTGGCAGAAACTCGCCAAGATCTTCCGTCCCTGGCATAGACGCCTAGGGATCGCCAGCGCACTCCTGGTGGTCATGGTTGCCGTCAGCGGCGTCTTGATCAACCACAGCAACGACTTCAAGCTAGATACCGCCCACGTGCATCAGGGCTGGCTGCTGGATCACTATGGCATCAAGGCCCCAGGCCAGGTCGCCATCTATGCCAACGAGCCGCTACTGGCCGCTAGTGACAACCTGCTCTGGCTCAAGGACAAGCCGGTCCTGGAGGCTCAAGGACCGCTGCTTGGCGCCCTCGCCTATGGTGAGCACTATGTTGCTATCGACGCCCAGCACCTCTACCTGCTGGATCAACAAGGCGCCCTACTGGAGCAGCAGAGCCGCGCCACCGGCCTGCCCCAAGACCTGCGCGCCCTGGCGCTGCTCCCCACGGGCGATGGTGGGCAGCTCTGGCTAAATACGACGTCCGGCAGTTATCTCGGCGATAGCGATCTCATCGAGTGGCAAGAAGCAAAGCCTCTGGTGGCGCTTGACTGGCAGACCCCGCTTGCGGACGCCAACAGTGAAACGATTAGTAAAGAACTGTCACTCAAGGCCCGCGCCATGCATCTCAGTTGGGAGCGGGTGCTGCTAGACCTGCACAGCGGCCGTATCGTCGGCCTGCCCGGCTCGCTGATGATGGATCTGGTGGCGCTATGCCTCATCTTCATGGCGATCTCCGGCCTCTATCTTTGGCAGCAGGCCAAGCCGCGCAAGCGCAAGGCATAA
- the mrcB gene encoding penicillin-binding protein 1B, with amino-acid sequence MTNKETPKPRRPRKSTNSKAGNSQTPKRKSASKSAATARPGWGRRIWSLSWKLGLILFAAMTIYSIYLDQIIARKFEGQKWHLPAQVFSRSMALYPGAAVSHDQLIAELKLLGYRKVANPRQVGEFSASRTKVDLWRRPFLHPQGSQEAQRVMISFDSQGVASVARSSDHRELAVFHLEPVLLDRMITGDGEDRLFVATDKIPKAIVDALILVEDRSFYEHHGVNPFAIIRAAMVNISAGRTVQGGSTLTQQLAKNFFLSSERSIIRKLREALMAIIIDFRYDKDEILEAYLNEVYMGQDKSRAVHGMGLASQFYFGRPIAELTLPQQAFLVAAIKGPSYYNPWRFPERAQERRDLVLRLLMESGQLPVAQYKAAVESPLGVRKASKPVHQKLPAFFAVVRGELSRRFGDSLLQQSGIKVYTTLDPLAQEAAEQAVRSTMKSLEQRDKALQVGMVVTDKYSAGIAAMVGDKVPSYQGFNRAVEIRRPIGSLIKPFVYATALTHGDKYTLATPLKDEPITLTNSQGKTWSPQNVNKQFSGEVPLMTAFKKSMNVPTVNLGMAIGTDAVATTLAKSGWDETIPEYPSMLLGAVNGSPLMVAQVYQTLADNGRYRQLSAVTHVLDADNQPLSASQRGADQAISVASDFLVQHAMTQVVQSGTATKLGQAFPGVTLAGKTGTSNDSRDSWFAGFDERNVAAVWVGLDDNGKTSLYGSSGAMAVYQAFLKQRAPIGLRRTPVNGVVSGYFDAKTGVAKQGNCGNVVAMPALAESYRPAKNCGEPLSWWQKLMGG; translated from the coding sequence ATGACGAATAAAGAGACGCCAAAACCACGTAGACCGCGCAAGTCGACTAATAGCAAGGCAGGCAATAGCCAAACGCCTAAGCGTAAGTCGGCAAGCAAGAGCGCCGCGACAGCGAGGCCGGGGTGGGGCCGTAGGATCTGGTCTTTGAGCTGGAAGCTCGGCCTTATCCTGTTTGCTGCCATGACCATCTACAGTATCTATCTGGATCAGATCATCGCCCGCAAGTTTGAGGGGCAGAAGTGGCACCTGCCGGCGCAGGTCTTTAGCCGCTCCATGGCCCTCTATCCCGGCGCGGCTGTGAGCCACGATCAGTTGATCGCCGAGCTTAAGCTGCTGGGTTATCGCAAGGTGGCCAATCCCCGTCAGGTGGGCGAGTTTTCCGCCTCCAGGACCAAGGTGGATCTCTGGCGCCGTCCCTTCCTCCATCCTCAAGGATCCCAGGAAGCCCAGCGGGTGATGATCAGCTTCGACAGCCAAGGGGTTGCCTCGGTGGCCCGCAGCAGCGACCATCGCGAGCTGGCGGTGTTCCACCTCGAGCCCGTGCTGCTGGATCGCATGATCACCGGCGATGGTGAAGACAGGCTGTTCGTGGCCACAGACAAGATCCCCAAGGCGATCGTCGATGCGCTGATCCTGGTGGAAGACAGGAGCTTCTATGAACATCATGGCGTCAATCCCTTTGCCATCATACGCGCCGCCATGGTCAACATCAGCGCCGGGCGCACGGTACAAGGCGGCTCGACCCTGACTCAGCAGCTGGCGAAAAACTTCTTCCTCTCCAGCGAGCGCTCTATCATACGTAAGCTCAGGGAAGCGCTGATGGCGATCATTATCGATTTTCGCTACGACAAGGATGAGATCCTCGAGGCCTACCTCAACGAGGTCTACATGGGCCAGGACAAGTCACGTGCCGTGCACGGCATGGGGCTGGCGTCTCAGTTCTATTTCGGCCGACCGATCGCCGAGCTGACCCTGCCGCAGCAGGCCTTTCTGGTGGCGGCGATCAAGGGGCCTTCCTATTACAATCCTTGGCGTTTCCCCGAGCGGGCTCAGGAGCGTCGGGATCTGGTGCTGCGCCTCTTGATGGAGTCGGGCCAGCTGCCGGTGGCACAATACAAGGCGGCGGTCGAATCCCCTCTTGGGGTGCGTAAGGCGAGCAAGCCTGTGCATCAAAAACTGCCGGCCTTCTTCGCCGTGGTGCGCGGTGAGCTGTCGCGTCGATTCGGTGACAGCCTGCTCCAGCAGTCGGGCATCAAGGTCTACACCACCTTAGATCCCCTGGCCCAGGAGGCGGCGGAGCAGGCGGTGCGTTCGACCATGAAAAGCCTGGAGCAGCGTGACAAGGCGCTGCAGGTGGGCATGGTGGTGACCGACAAGTACTCGGCGGGTATCGCCGCCATGGTGGGCGACAAGGTGCCAAGCTATCAGGGCTTTAACCGCGCGGTGGAGATCCGCCGTCCTATCGGCTCGCTTATCAAGCCATTCGTCTACGCTACGGCGCTGACCCACGGCGACAAGTACACCCTGGCGACGCCGTTGAAGGATGAGCCGATTACCCTGACCAACTCCCAGGGCAAGACCTGGTCGCCGCAGAACGTCAACAAGCAGTTCTCCGGCGAGGTGCCGCTGATGACCGCCTTCAAGAAGTCGATGAACGTACCGACGGTGAACCTCGGCATGGCGATAGGTACAGACGCGGTGGCGACCACACTGGCCAAGTCGGGCTGGGATGAGACCATCCCAGAGTATCCGTCCATGTTGCTGGGAGCCGTCAATGGCTCACCGCTGATGGTGGCGCAGGTGTATCAGACCCTGGCAGACAATGGCCGCTATCGTCAGCTGAGTGCTGTGACCCATGTGCTGGACGCCGACAATCAGCCGCTGTCGGCCAGTCAGCGCGGCGCGGATCAGGCGATCTCTGTGGCCAGCGACTTCCTGGTGCAACACGCCATGACTCAGGTGGTGCAGTCGGGCACGGCAACCAAGCTGGGACAGGCCTTCCCGGGCGTGACCCTGGCGGGTAAGACGGGTACCAGTAACGATTCCCGCGACTCCTGGTTTGCCGGGTTTGATGAGCGTAACGTGGCCGCCGTCTGGGTGGGGCTGGACGATAACGGCAAGACCAGCCTCTATGGCAGCAGTGGCGCTATGGCCGTCTACCAGGCTTTCCTCAAGCAGCGCGCGCCCATTGGCCTGAGACGCACGCCGGTCAATGGTGTGGTGTCTGGCTATTTCGATGCCAAGACGGGTGTCGCCAAACAGGGCAACTGCGGCAATGTGGTGGCCATGCCAGCACTGGCTGAGAGCTATCGCCCGGCCAAGAACTGCGGCGAGCCGCTCTCCTGGTGGCAGAAGCTGATGGGCGGTTAA
- the hrpB gene encoding ATP-dependent helicase HrpB has protein sequence MNQVANQEIHQVPIQTLLPEIQRTLADNAQLILQAPTGAGKSTALPLAMLDWPEIEGKILMLEPRRIAARSVAHFIAARRGEPVGQSVGFRVRGESSVSAKTRLEVVTEGVLSRMIQQDPELSGYSLIIFDEIHERHLTTDLGLALALEVQASFREDLKILAMSATLDGLPLKALMPEAASLVSEGRSFPVSLSYRPSPAHQDWLLHMAKVIVEAVTEHQEGSLLAFLPGQREIRRLQTLLTERLDSKQFLITPLYGALPPAQQDSAIAPPPPGMRKLVLSTNVAESSLTIQDIRLVVDAGYKRQASFNPRTAVSRLSLKRISQSSAAQRSGRAGRLSEGHCIRLWPQQEHERLLKADEPEILHGDLTNAALDAAFWGVNALGALPLISPPSEANETVAWELLQALALVEGDRRITAHGRAAYRLGCHPRLAHMLLAAKEMDGIDDPYYLPLAAVLAALLESRALARRGADISRYLSDARGGEVAKLAQQYLARMNAGRGNQIAKVIGESRDQDIATLLALAFPDRIAKARGAKGYQLACGAGVALNDDDALQGEPWLVVADFQESEGQSSGRILLAAKLDAALFDGPLASQVKSVVETGWDEEKARFYGLTQRRIGAIILGERPLATLDEETIKQAIYQLVRTKGLSLLGFDDKVEQLRLRVALASKLALAGDWPDLSDQALLATLPEWLGPYLDGVRRLTQLKGLDFYTLLHNQMEWGQQQVLNEALPSHWPMKTGTRAAIRYEMSGRVLLSVRLQEALGMAESPRLAQGQLVVTMELLSPAMRPLALTADLANFWAGPYVEVKKEMKGRYPKHLWPDDPANTLPTKLTKKKMSAKGL, from the coding sequence TTGAACCAAGTAGCTAATCAAGAAATTCACCAAGTCCCGATCCAGACACTCCTTCCCGAGATCCAGCGGACGCTGGCGGACAATGCCCAGCTGATCTTGCAGGCGCCAACCGGTGCGGGCAAGTCGACCGCGCTGCCCCTGGCCATGCTCGACTGGCCTGAGATTGAGGGTAAGATCTTGATGCTGGAGCCCAGACGCATCGCGGCGCGTAGCGTGGCGCACTTTATTGCGGCCAGGCGCGGCGAACCCGTGGGCCAGTCGGTGGGTTTTAGGGTGCGCGGCGAGTCGAGCGTGAGCGCCAAGACCCGCCTCGAGGTGGTGACCGAAGGCGTATTATCTCGGATGATCCAGCAGGATCCTGAATTATCTGGCTACAGCTTAATCATCTTCGATGAGATCCATGAGCGCCACCTCACCACAGATCTCGGTCTGGCATTGGCGCTGGAGGTGCAGGCCTCGTTTCGTGAGGATCTTAAGATCCTCGCCATGTCGGCGACCCTGGATGGTTTGCCGCTAAAAGCGCTGATGCCCGAGGCGGCCAGCCTGGTGAGCGAGGGCCGCAGCTTCCCCGTGAGCCTGAGTTACCGTCCCAGCCCCGCCCATCAGGATTGGCTGCTGCACATGGCCAAGGTGATCGTCGAGGCGGTGACCGAGCATCAAGAGGGTTCATTGCTGGCCTTCCTGCCCGGCCAGCGAGAAATCCGAAGGTTACAGACGCTATTAACCGAGCGCCTCGACTCTAAACAGTTTTTGATTACCCCCCTCTATGGCGCCCTGCCGCCCGCGCAGCAAGACAGCGCCATCGCGCCACCACCGCCTGGAATGCGTAAGCTGGTGCTCTCCACCAACGTGGCCGAGTCGAGCCTGACCATCCAAGATATCCGCCTGGTGGTGGATGCCGGCTATAAGCGGCAGGCCAGCTTCAACCCTAGGACGGCGGTGAGCCGCTTGTCGCTCAAACGGATCAGCCAGTCGTCGGCGGCCCAGCGTAGCGGCCGCGCAGGTCGTCTGAGCGAGGGACACTGTATTCGCCTCTGGCCGCAGCAAGAGCATGAGCGCCTGCTCAAGGCCGATGAACCAGAGATCCTCCATGGCGACTTAACCAATGCAGCCCTGGATGCCGCATTTTGGGGCGTGAATGCCCTCGGTGCGCTGCCGTTGATCTCGCCCCCGTCCGAGGCTAACGAGACGGTAGCCTGGGAGCTGCTGCAAGCCTTGGCGCTGGTGGAGGGCGACAGGCGCATCACGGCCCATGGCCGCGCCGCCTATCGGCTTGGTTGTCATCCGCGTCTTGCCCACATGCTGCTGGCCGCCAAGGAGATGGATGGCATTGATGATCCTTATTATCTGCCCCTTGCCGCCGTGCTGGCGGCGCTGCTGGAATCGCGTGCCCTGGCAAGACGCGGCGCCGATATCAGCCGTTATCTGAGCGATGCCAGAGGCGGCGAAGTCGCCAAGCTGGCCCAGCAATATCTGGCCAGGATGAATGCCGGTCGAGGTAATCAGATAGCCAAGGTCATCGGCGAGAGTCGCGACCAGGATATTGCAACCCTGCTGGCACTGGCCTTTCCCGATCGCATCGCCAAGGCCCGTGGCGCCAAGGGGTATCAGCTTGCCTGCGGCGCAGGTGTTGCTCTCAATGATGACGATGCCTTGCAGGGCGAGCCCTGGCTGGTGGTCGCCGATTTTCAGGAGAGTGAAGGCCAGAGCAGCGGCCGTATTCTGCTGGCGGCCAAGCTGGATGCCGCGCTGTTCGACGGACCGCTGGCCAGTCAGGTGAAGTCGGTTGTTGAGACCGGCTGGGATGAGGAGAAGGCGCGTTTTTACGGGTTAACTCAGCGGCGCATCGGCGCTATCATATTGGGTGAGCGCCCGCTGGCGACCCTGGATGAAGAGACGATCAAGCAGGCCATCTATCAGCTTGTCCGCACCAAGGGGCTCTCCCTGCTGGGATTTGATGATAAGGTGGAACAGCTTCGCCTGCGCGTCGCCCTGGCAAGTAAGCTCGCTCTTGCAGGCGATTGGCCGGATCTGAGTGATCAGGCCTTGCTCGCGACGCTGCCTGAGTGGCTCGGCCCCTATCTTGACGGTGTGCGCCGCCTGACCCAGCTCAAGGGGCTGGATTTCTATACCTTGCTCCACAACCAGATGGAGTGGGGACAACAACAGGTGTTAAATGAGGCGCTGCCGAGCCATTGGCCCATGAAGACGGGCACTCGGGCGGCGATACGATATGAGATGTCGGGGCGGGTGCTGCTGAGCGTGCGTTTGCAGGAGGCGCTGGGCATGGCCGAGAGCCCCAGGCTGGCCCAGGGGCAACTTGTGGTGACCATGGAGCTGCTGTCGCCGGCGATGCGACCGCTGGCGCTGACCGCCGATCTGGCCAACTTCTGGGCCGGGCCCTATGTCGAGGTGAAGAAAGAGATGAAGGGACGCTACCCTAAGCATCTGTGGCCGGACGATCCCGCCAACACCTTGCCGACCAAATTAACCAAGAAAAAGATGTCAGCTAAGGGGCTCTAG
- a CDS encoding putative bifunctional diguanylate cyclase/phosphodiesterase, giving the protein MSSDTQQGSQSLEQTLAFLCEHDLEEELQLILQQLAASNQCDGLFLLRVGKGRLPVQIEAMYQSDASIFSKRDAEMLLSRVANNRHLHSYTSLREPAIVEDVASVIDDEDSRLRLNQAKIRSVLLLPVGGGRHYIFGAYRYDCNGIWPEAIRHNLLLAGSLLGLAQEAARQRLNAKSNELVCIEHLYRLPIPCVHIGVDDRVIRFNQSAAESLHVETLQKVETLVPKREQKRLLDTMALVRDQVLEQSSCEVPLKYAPDDALAKVTFLCLSGEDGPILMLVEPVGEPVQESEAHTVSLNFDPLTGLPNRAYFEALYDLANPCQCERSTFVGFINLDRFQVVNNVSGHRAGDQLLCQLAARLSQLVRKEDVIARLSGDEFGILMPNIDAQIAEQVAERICQAMANHEFSWEGRSHSVSVSMGLARCENEVDSVSDLLRRASAACRLAKEKGGNAWYFYSDQDPVVEKLNTEMSASVDIVGALANDRFELFYQPIEPLSVSDDGLHLEILLRMCSTEGELIPPGIFLPAAERFNLAAKLDRWVIDKLLRWGSENLALWQSLSMVSVNLSALSIGDSEFINWLEMRLLGEPELVSKLCFEITETAAVSQLDHATGLINTVKPLGCKLALDDFGSGFSSFAYLKLLDVDYVKIDGQFIQHLCEDRADQAIVAAICQLGRELAFEIVAEFVESVEVAKHLQKLGVEFGQGYGIARPEPLTSLTSGEGLHWFRVLEG; this is encoded by the coding sequence ATGTCATCCGATACGCAACAGGGGTCCCAATCGCTTGAGCAGACGCTCGCTTTTTTATGCGAACACGATCTGGAAGAGGAGCTGCAACTTATCCTGCAGCAACTTGCCGCCAGCAATCAGTGTGATGGCCTGTTTCTGTTACGTGTCGGCAAGGGACGTCTGCCGGTGCAGATCGAAGCCATGTACCAGTCCGATGCCTCTATCTTCAGCAAACGCGACGCCGAGATGCTGCTCAGCCGGGTAGCCAACAACCGTCATCTACACTCCTATACCTCGCTGCGCGAACCTGCCATCGTCGAAGATGTCGCTTCCGTGATCGACGATGAAGACAGCCGCCTGCGTCTGAATCAGGCCAAGATCCGCAGCGTCCTGCTGTTGCCCGTGGGAGGAGGGAGGCACTATATCTTCGGCGCCTATCGCTACGACTGCAACGGCATATGGCCCGAGGCGATTCGCCATAATCTGCTGCTGGCCGGCAGCTTGCTTGGCCTGGCGCAGGAGGCGGCGCGCCAGCGCTTAAATGCTAAGAGTAACGAGCTGGTCTGTATCGAGCATCTCTATCGACTGCCCATCCCCTGCGTGCATATCGGCGTGGATGACAGGGTGATACGTTTCAACCAGAGCGCCGCCGAGAGTCTGCATGTGGAGACGCTACAGAAGGTGGAGACTCTGGTACCCAAGCGGGAGCAGAAACGCCTGCTGGATACTATGGCGCTGGTGCGTGATCAGGTCCTGGAGCAATCCAGCTGTGAGGTACCGCTGAAATACGCCCCCGATGATGCCCTGGCCAAGGTGACTTTCCTCTGCCTGTCCGGCGAAGACGGCCCCATCCTCATGTTGGTGGAGCCAGTGGGCGAGCCGGTTCAGGAGAGTGAAGCGCACACCGTTTCGCTTAATTTCGATCCACTCACGGGACTGCCCAATCGCGCTTATTTCGAGGCCCTGTATGATCTGGCCAATCCCTGCCAGTGCGAGCGTTCTACCTTCGTGGGGTTCATCAACCTGGACAGATTCCAGGTGGTCAATAATGTCAGTGGCCACAGGGCCGGCGATCAGCTCTTGTGCCAGCTCGCCGCCCGCCTGAGTCAGCTGGTGCGCAAGGAAGATGTGATCGCCCGTCTCAGCGGTGACGAGTTTGGCATACTGATGCCCAATATCGATGCGCAGATCGCCGAGCAGGTGGCCGAGCGTATCTGCCAGGCCATGGCCAACCATGAATTTAGCTGGGAGGGGCGAAGCCACAGCGTGAGCGTCTCCATGGGGCTAGCCCGCTGCGAGAACGAGGTTGACTCTGTCTCGGATCTCTTGCGCCGCGCCAGCGCCGCCTGTCGTCTCGCCAAGGAGAAGGGCGGGAATGCCTGGTATTTCTATAGCGATCAGGATCCTGTGGTGGAGAAGCTCAATACCGAGATGAGCGCCTCGGTGGATATCGTCGGCGCCCTGGCCAACGACAGGTTCGAGCTCTTCTACCAGCCAATAGAGCCGCTAAGCGTCAGCGATGATGGCTTGCATCTGGAGATCTTGCTTCGCATGTGCTCCACCGAGGGTGAGCTGATTCCACCTGGGATCTTCCTGCCCGCCGCAGAGCGATTTAACCTGGCCGCCAAGTTGGATCGCTGGGTGATCGACAAGCTATTGCGCTGGGGCAGTGAAAACCTGGCGCTGTGGCAATCTCTTTCTATGGTGTCGGTGAACCTGTCGGCTCTCTCCATAGGTGACAGCGAATTTATTAACTGGCTGGAGATGCGCCTGCTGGGTGAGCCTGAGCTGGTGAGTAAGCTTTGCTTCGAGATCACCGAGACGGCGGCGGTGAGTCAGCTGGATCATGCCACAGGGCTGATCAACACTGTGAAGCCCCTGGGCTGTAAGCTGGCTCTGGATGATTTCGGCTCTGGCTTCTCAAGCTTTGCCTACCTTAAGTTGCTGGATGTCGATTATGTGAAGATCGACGGCCAGTTTATTCAACACCTGTGCGAGGATCGCGCCGATCAGGCGATCGTTGCCGCCATCTGTCAGCTGGGCCGCGAACTGGCGTTCGAGATTGTGGCCGAGTTTGTCGAGTCGGTCGAGGTGGCAAAACACCTGCAGAAATTGGGCGTCGAATTTGGTCAGGGTTACGGCATAGCGCGTCCCGAGCCGCTCACTTCACTGACCTCGGGTGAAGGTCTGCACTGGTTTCGGGTGCTGGAAGGTTAA
- the thpR gene encoding RNA 2',3'-cyclic phosphodiesterase, with protein sequence MKRLFLAIAPDAAQLEQLTQLQASLDGEGRLVPRDNLHMTLAFLGQCSEAQQEALSESLARLAHQRRLPTFEVTLNSLDHWVKPKIICLKGAARDPGLISLFNQCQRLAQQLGLHTSEHSFTPHITLMRKAKLLPALKAPSLTLSGHALHLYHSQSSEQGVQYKVLASWPLTAPKA encoded by the coding sequence ATGAAACGACTCTTTCTCGCCATCGCCCCCGATGCGGCGCAGCTGGAGCAACTGACCCAATTACAGGCGAGCTTAGACGGTGAGGGACGCCTAGTCCCCAGAGATAATCTGCACATGACGCTGGCCTTTCTCGGCCAATGCAGCGAGGCGCAGCAGGAGGCGCTGAGCGAGTCCCTCGCCCGGCTCGCCCATCAACGCCGTCTGCCGACATTTGAAGTGACGCTCAACTCCCTAGACCATTGGGTTAAGCCAAAAATTATCTGCCTCAAGGGCGCGGCGCGGGATCCCGGGCTTATCAGCCTGTTCAACCAATGCCAACGCCTGGCCCAGCAGCTCGGGTTACACACCAGCGAGCACAGCTTCACGCCCCACATCACCCTGATGCGTAAGGCCAAGCTGCTGCCCGCACTCAAGGCGCCCAGCCTCACCCTCAGCGGCCATGCCCTGCATCTGTATCACTCTCAGAGTAGCGAGCAGGGGGTGCAATATAAGGTATTGGCCTCCTGGCCGCTCACGGCCCCAAAAGCATAA